In Paenibacillus ihbetae, the following are encoded in one genomic region:
- a CDS encoding VOC family protein, whose amino-acid sequence MNKATPFLMFQGDAEEAMTYYTSLIEDSEITSITRYGPGQPGEEGSVMHAVFTLKGQPFMCIDSNVKHDFTFTPAFSIYLTCDSDEEIERLYHQLLDGGGPLMPLGNYGFSRKFGWIVDKFGVSWQLNLPAES is encoded by the coding sequence ATGAACAAGGCGACGCCGTTTTTGATGTTTCAAGGGGATGCGGAAGAAGCGATGACGTACTATACGTCCTTGATTGAAGATTCGGAGATTACGAGCATCACCCGGTACGGTCCCGGACAGCCGGGAGAAGAAGGGAGCGTCATGCACGCCGTCTTCACCTTGAAGGGGCAGCCCTTCATGTGCATCGACAGCAACGTGAAGCATGATTTTACGTTCACACCTGCGTTCTCCATCTACCTGACCTGCGATTCAGACGAGGAGATCGAGCGGCTGTATCACCAACTGCTGGACGGGGGAGGACCGTTAATGCCGCTGGGTAATTACGGCTTCAGCCGCAAATTCGGCTGGATCGTAGACAAGTTCGGCGTCTCGTGGCAGCTGAATCTCCCGGCCGAATCTTAA
- a CDS encoding LytR/AlgR family response regulator transcription factor, producing MKRIKVMIAEDERLAREELAYLLEQEPDIEMLPYASSGRELLELAARWQPDVVFLDVHMPELEGLQAARMLKASPHSPLIVFTTAYDEYAVEAFGLNAIDYLLKPYSHIRFKESLERIRARYAGNQGLSGATVPAAVHARPGGLQPPEAKAGKMSGLLLLDDGDKHVLVDPEAILYAVREERIVAIHTAEGQRIMSKQTLQELEERLAGYSFFRPHRSYLVNVNRIAELSPWTNGAYNIVMKDETRTVIPLSREAAKDLFRLLRKV from the coding sequence GTGAAGCGAATTAAAGTGATGATCGCCGAAGATGAACGGCTGGCAAGAGAAGAGCTGGCCTATTTGCTCGAGCAGGAGCCGGATATCGAGATGCTGCCTTATGCGTCGAGCGGAAGGGAGCTGCTGGAGCTCGCTGCCCGGTGGCAGCCCGATGTCGTATTCCTTGATGTCCATATGCCGGAGCTGGAAGGCCTGCAGGCTGCGCGGATGCTCAAAGCCTCGCCGCACTCGCCGCTCATCGTGTTCACGACCGCTTATGACGAATATGCCGTTGAGGCATTCGGCTTGAATGCGATCGATTATTTGCTGAAGCCATACAGTCATATCCGCTTTAAGGAATCGCTCGAGCGGATCCGCGCCAGGTATGCCGGAAATCAGGGACTGTCAGGCGCGACTGTGCCTGCAGCCGTCCATGCACGGCCCGGGGGGCTGCAGCCGCCGGAAGCCAAGGCCGGCAAAATGAGCGGATTGCTGCTTCTGGACGACGGCGACAAGCATGTGCTGGTCGATCCCGAGGCGATTCTTTACGCCGTTAGGGAAGAGCGGATCGTCGCCATTCACACGGCGGAAGGACAGCGGATCATGAGCAAGCAGACCTTGCAGGAGCTGGAAGAGCGACTGGCCGGTTATTCGTTCTTCCGGCCGCACCGGAGCTATCTGGTGAACGTGAACCGCATTGCCGAGCTGTCGCCCTGGACGAACGGGGCTTATAACATTGTCATGAAGGACGAGACGCGGACGGTGATCCCGTTATCCAGAGAGGCGGCCAAGGATTTATTCCGCCTGCTGCGAAAGGTGTAG
- a CDS encoding LytS/YhcK type 5TM receptor domain-containing protein, translating into MQELALHLFERMGMLLILAFILTRIPLFRQLLDRKGISGVQSVFYSCLFGLFGILGTYAGVVVEEEGISTSFWLMPLTKDQALAHAALVGVVIGGLMGGPRVGFGGGLLAGAHLLYMGGYTGLAGAITAPLIGVLAGGVARFFAQERVVSPAKALFVGMFAEVLFMGVILICAEDSLKAIELVNLIGLPMVLTNSISIAVFTTMLRVALAEEERAAAYETEKALHIAEAALPHLKQGLTYRTAQAVADLLLRELKTTTAVAVTDTERLLAHAGAASRTIEPGEEISSSMAKNVIATGELHVVDHAEDIQPQHPSLGAAILVPMLEGSQIVGVIQLYFKRPQDIGRVELAMARGLGQLISYQLGATSHENMAKLMKEAELKLLQAQIHPHFLYNTLNAIHSLIRSDPQLARHATMQLGAFMRLNAKLMASRRATVREEMELLRAYLDIIQIRFEDQFTFHFEIEPGLEELQIPPATLQMLVENSIKHGLRHTASGGLIRLTLRRDGDMAVVLLEDNGSGISPGLLDHLGERPLHESGGTGIGIYNINQRLMGMYGREARLIIENRAEGGLRISFRIPCSIPEGSRYREAN; encoded by the coding sequence ATGCAGGAGCTTGCGCTCCATCTGTTCGAACGGATGGGCATGCTGCTCATCCTTGCCTTTATATTGACCCGAATTCCGCTGTTCCGCCAATTACTCGATCGGAAGGGGATATCGGGCGTTCAAAGCGTGTTTTACTCCTGCCTCTTCGGGCTCTTCGGCATTCTAGGCACGTATGCCGGGGTGGTCGTAGAGGAGGAGGGCATCAGCACCTCCTTTTGGCTGATGCCCCTGACGAAGGATCAGGCGCTGGCCCATGCCGCCCTGGTCGGCGTTGTGATCGGAGGATTGATGGGCGGTCCCCGAGTCGGCTTCGGCGGAGGTCTTCTGGCGGGAGCGCATCTTCTCTATATGGGCGGCTATACAGGACTGGCAGGTGCCATTACGGCACCGCTGATCGGCGTGCTTGCCGGCGGCGTCGCCCGCTTCTTCGCGCAGGAGCGGGTGGTCTCCCCGGCGAAGGCGCTGTTTGTCGGCATGTTTGCCGAGGTGCTGTTCATGGGTGTCATCCTGATCTGTGCTGAAGATTCCTTAAAGGCGATCGAGCTCGTAAATCTGATCGGTCTGCCGATGGTGCTGACGAACAGCATCTCGATCGCCGTGTTCACGACGATGCTGCGGGTGGCGCTTGCCGAAGAGGAACGGGCCGCGGCGTACGAGACGGAGAAGGCGCTTCACATCGCCGAAGCAGCCCTTCCTCATCTGAAGCAAGGATTGACGTACCGGACGGCACAGGCGGTGGCCGATCTGCTGCTAAGGGAGCTCAAGACAACGACCGCCGTCGCGGTCACCGACACCGAGCGGCTCCTTGCCCATGCGGGGGCGGCCAGCCGGACCATTGAGCCAGGAGAAGAGATCAGCTCCTCTATGGCGAAAAATGTGATCGCAACCGGCGAGCTCCATGTAGTGGATCATGCCGAGGATATCCAGCCGCAGCATCCGTCGCTCGGCGCCGCGATCCTCGTCCCGATGCTGGAAGGCAGCCAGATTGTCGGCGTCATCCAGCTGTACTTCAAGCGGCCACAGGATATCGGGCGGGTCGAGCTGGCGATGGCCCGGGGGCTGGGCCAGCTGATCTCTTATCAGCTTGGCGCCACCTCCCACGAGAATATGGCCAAGCTCATGAAAGAGGCGGAGCTGAAGCTGCTCCAAGCCCAGATCCACCCGCATTTTCTGTATAATACGCTGAATGCGATTCACTCCCTGATTCGGTCGGACCCGCAGCTGGCGAGGCATGCGACGATGCAGCTGGGCGCGTTCATGCGTCTGAATGCCAAGCTAATGGCCTCGCGTAGAGCGACGGTCCGCGAGGAAATGGAGCTCTTGCGTGCCTACCTGGACATTATTCAGATCCGGTTCGAGGACCAGTTCACGTTTCATTTCGAGATAGAACCGGGACTCGAGGAGCTGCAAATACCGCCCGCCACGCTGCAAATGCTGGTCGAGAACAGCATCAAGCACGGCCTGCGCCATACGGCAAGCGGCGGTCTCATTAGGCTGACGCTCAGGCGCGACGGGGATATGGCCGTCGTCCTGCTGGAGGACAACGGGTCAGGCATATCGCCGGGCTTGCTTGATCATCTCGGAGAACGGCCTCTTCACGAGAGCGGCGGGACGGGAATCGGCATTTACAATATCAATCAGAGGCTAATGGGAATGTACGGCCGGGAAGCCAGGCTTATCATCGAAAATAGGGCGGAGGGCGGATTGCGCATATCGTTCCGCATCCCCTGCAGCATACCGGAAGGGAGTCGTTACCGTGAAGCGAATTAA
- a CDS encoding HAD family hydrolase: MTGQSERKGIFFDVDDTLYDHLAPFRDALQAIVQPRESFPYEKAYHRMRYYSDRLSEELGGAGTAAYGDAVGDMRTRRFQLALAEFGIQLTREEADAVQRAYLGRQYEITMFDGARELLQALKDAGHLVGLITNGPADHQMNKITAMKLGDLIPQERIFVSGAVGWDKPDARIFRHVNERTGTVPEHCYYIGDSWRNDVVGALAAGWHVIWFNHRGVEPESEHEPRHVATSYEELRRMLSGLLGS; encoded by the coding sequence ATGACTGGGCAATCAGAACGGAAAGGGATTTTCTTTGATGTAGATGATACGTTATACGACCATTTGGCACCGTTTCGGGATGCGCTGCAGGCGATTGTACAGCCCCGGGAGTCCTTCCCTTATGAGAAGGCCTACCACCGGATGCGGTATTACAGCGACCGGTTGTCCGAAGAGCTTGGAGGGGCCGGTACGGCGGCTTACGGGGACGCGGTTGGGGATATGAGAACCCGCCGCTTTCAGCTGGCCTTGGCGGAGTTCGGGATACAGCTGACCCGCGAGGAAGCCGATGCGGTTCAGCGGGCGTATCTTGGACGGCAATATGAGATTACCATGTTTGATGGCGCTCGCGAGCTGCTTCAGGCATTGAAGGATGCCGGGCATCTTGTAGGGTTAATTACGAACGGGCCGGCAGATCATCAGATGAACAAAATTACGGCCATGAAGCTGGGGGATCTGATCCCGCAGGAGCGCATATTCGTATCCGGGGCGGTCGGGTGGGACAAGCCGGATGCCCGGATCTTCCGTCATGTGAATGAGCGGACGGGAACCGTGCCGGAACACTGTTATTATATCGGAGATTCCTGGCGCAATGACGTGGTCGGCGCCCTGGCGGCCGGCTGGCATGTCATATGGTTTAATCACCGCGGGGTTGAGCCTGAATCGGAGCATGAGCCCCGTCATGTGGCGACCAGCTATGAGGAGCTTCGGCGCATGCTCAGCGGGCTTTTGGGTTCTTAA
- a CDS encoding glycerate kinase — protein sequence MKRDYVIVLAPDSFKESLTAKEVCEAMERGIKKGSPDVTCIHVPMADGGEGTMQSLVDATGGTVYTRRVTGPMGHPVMASYGISGDGSTGILEMASASGIHLVPPGERNPLAATTYGTGELIRACLDHGIRKLLIGIGGSATNDGGAGVVQALGGRLLDTEDRELAYGGGELGRLARIDLSAFDSRLRNVQVEVACDVTNPLCGETGASSVFGPQKGANPDMIRLLDRNLRHYAEKIKQELGKDIADVPGAGAAGGLGGGLMAFLNGNLRKGIEMVVDFTGLEDRIRQADMVWTGEGAMDSQTQYGKAPLGVAKVAKRHGKPVVALAGRVGDGAEILYDLGIDAIFGIMPGASTLEEALAGGRRNVERTAENIIRLMQAMNRR from the coding sequence GTGAAACGGGACTATGTCATTGTGCTGGCGCCAGACTCCTTCAAGGAGAGTTTGACAGCCAAGGAAGTGTGTGAAGCGATGGAACGCGGCATCAAGAAGGGAAGTCCGGATGTCACCTGCATTCATGTGCCTATGGCGGATGGCGGAGAAGGAACGATGCAGTCCCTCGTGGATGCGACAGGCGGAACGGTTTATACCCGAAGGGTGACAGGTCCGATGGGGCATCCGGTGATGGCCTCGTACGGGATTTCCGGCGACGGCAGCACCGGTATTCTCGAAATGGCCAGTGCCAGCGGAATTCATCTCGTGCCGCCGGGGGAACGGAATCCGCTGGCGGCGACGACCTACGGGACGGGAGAGCTCATCAGAGCCTGCCTGGATCACGGCATCCGCAAGCTGCTGATCGGCATCGGCGGCAGTGCTACGAATGACGGGGGAGCCGGAGTCGTGCAGGCGCTGGGCGGCAGACTGCTCGATACGGAGGACAGGGAGCTTGCCTATGGCGGCGGGGAGCTGGGACGCCTTGCGCGGATTGACTTGTCCGCCTTCGATTCGCGTCTTCGGAATGTGCAGGTGGAGGTTGCTTGCGACGTGACGAACCCGCTCTGCGGAGAAACGGGGGCCTCCAGCGTATTCGGGCCTCAGAAAGGGGCCAACCCGGATATGATCCGGCTTTTGGATCGTAATCTTCGCCATTATGCCGAGAAGATCAAGCAGGAGCTCGGCAAGGATATTGCGGACGTACCGGGTGCCGGGGCTGCGGGCGGACTGGGTGGAGGGTTGATGGCTTTCCTGAACGGGAACCTAAGGAAGGGGATCGAAATGGTCGTCGATTTCACCGGATTGGAGGACAGAATCCGACAGGCCGATATGGTATGGACCGGAGAAGGCGCGATGGATTCCCAGACGCAGTACGGCAAAGCGCCGCTCGGCGTTGCCAAGGTCGCGAAACGGCACGGCAAGCCGGTGGTGGCGCTGGCCGGCCGGGTCGGCGACGGAGCGGAGATCCTGTACGACCTGGGAATTGATGCGATATTCGGGATTATGCCCGGCGCCTCCACATTGGAGGAGGCGCTGGCAGGCGGAAGGCGGAATGTGGAGAGAACCGCGGAGAATATCATCCGCCTGATGCAGGCGATGAACCGGAGATGA
- a CDS encoding cation acetate symporter: protein MDKEAWYVNISGIVFFLAIVIGTLMMTYYAAGRTTSTNDFYAAGNRLNGLQNGLAISGDYISAASFLGIAGSIAVYGFDGFFYSIGFLASYVIVQYLIAEPLHNLGRYTMADAVAVRFRERRLRGLIALNNLMITVFYMIAQLVGAGWLVHLLFGLETSWAIVLVGGLMTVYVTFGGMLATSWVQIVKSILLVSSTLMISLIVLSRFDWDLLGLFASMEHGTPLKEQFLKPGNMFDHPLDMISFNMALVLGTAGLPHIIARFYTVRDPRAVRLSVKTATVTISIFYVMTVFLGFGAAAFVDWSALSERVELAIPLLASALGGEFLMAFVSAVAFATILAVISGLVLTASSAFAHDVYSSIFRSRQASEAQQMKVAKLSAIVVGAASIVLALGAQKLNVAFLVSFAFAVAASANLPVLLFTLFWRGFNAFGAMASITCGLISSLALIAIGPNVMDPVTGWIRAEAVFPLKHPGIVSIPIGFAGGILGTLLARRTSSRGQFEVMQTIAHVAPDEIRTREAG, encoded by the coding sequence ATGGATAAGGAGGCCTGGTACGTGAACATATCCGGCATCGTTTTTTTTCTGGCGATCGTCATCGGGACATTAATGATGACATATTACGCTGCGGGAAGGACAACCAGCACGAACGATTTCTATGCGGCAGGCAACCGGCTGAACGGCCTCCAGAACGGGCTGGCCATCTCGGGCGACTATATCAGCGCCGCGTCCTTTCTTGGCATCGCGGGCTCGATTGCGGTGTACGGCTTTGACGGATTTTTCTATTCGATCGGATTTCTGGCCTCCTATGTGATTGTGCAATACCTCATCGCCGAGCCGCTTCATAATTTGGGCCGGTATACGATGGCGGATGCGGTTGCGGTCCGGTTCAGAGAGAGACGGCTGCGCGGATTGATCGCGCTCAATAACCTGATGATTACGGTCTTTTATATGATCGCCCAGCTGGTCGGAGCAGGCTGGCTTGTCCATTTGCTGTTTGGCCTGGAAACCTCCTGGGCCATCGTGCTTGTCGGCGGCCTGATGACCGTATATGTTACCTTCGGCGGCATGCTCGCGACCTCCTGGGTCCAGATCGTGAAGTCTATTCTGCTGGTGAGCAGCACGTTAATGATCAGCCTTATCGTGCTGTCACGGTTTGATTGGGATTTATTGGGGCTGTTCGCTTCCATGGAGCATGGAACACCGCTTAAGGAACAGTTCCTGAAGCCGGGGAACATGTTCGACCACCCGCTGGACATGATCTCATTCAACATGGCGCTCGTGTTGGGTACGGCCGGACTTCCGCACATCATTGCCCGCTTTTATACGGTTAGGGATCCGCGCGCGGTGCGGCTGTCGGTGAAGACGGCGACCGTGACGATCAGCATTTTCTATGTAATGACGGTATTCCTGGGCTTCGGGGCGGCCGCCTTCGTGGATTGGTCCGCGCTGTCGGAGCGTGTGGAGCTGGCGATTCCGCTGCTGGCCAGCGCCCTCGGGGGCGAGTTTCTCATGGCATTCGTATCGGCGGTCGCGTTCGCCACGATTTTGGCCGTGATTTCCGGTCTCGTGCTCACCGCCTCGTCGGCCTTTGCCCATGATGTGTACAGCAGCATTTTTCGCAGCAGGCAGGCGAGCGAGGCGCAGCAGATGAAGGTGGCCAAGCTGTCTGCGATCGTGGTCGGCGCGGCTTCCATTGTGCTCGCGCTCGGAGCGCAGAAGCTGAATGTCGCCTTCCTTGTTTCGTTTGCCTTCGCGGTTGCGGCTTCGGCGAACTTGCCCGTGCTGCTGTTCACCCTATTCTGGCGCGGCTTTAACGCCTTCGGCGCAATGGCGAGCATTACCTGCGGGTTGATCTCGTCCCTTGCGCTCATCGCGATCGGCCCGAACGTCATGGACCCGGTTACGGGCTGGATCCGGGCCGAGGCGGTATTTCCGCTGAAGCATCCGGGAATCGTCTCGATTCCGATCGGGTTCGCCGGCGGCATCCTCGGCACGCTGCTGGCACGCAGAACCAGCTCGAGGGGACAGTTCGAGGTCATGCAGACAATCGCTCATGTCGCCCCGGACGAGATCCGAACGCGGGAAGCCGGTTGA
- a CDS encoding class I SAM-dependent methyltransferase, producing MTKDLTAGWQGDSVPEGNRVSNVERFSGFEDTYDRHRPEAPEEVVTLLTGYLTRRPSLVVDLGCGTGLSSFVWKDAADRIIGVEPNDDMRGKALAKLHSLTEQGANGHAHSGAITFVSGYSNQLALPDGAADIITCSQSFHWMEPASTLKEAARVLREEGVFAAYDCDWPPSLTWRIEQAYHELIQLADDIIGRRVNPDDQAYKGNKNEHLKHIRESGLFRFSKEIVFHHVEPFTADRYTGLAVSQGAIQTVFKLNQPELHEKIASFQAMVKEYFQERILPLMLSYRMRIGIK from the coding sequence ATGACCAAGGACTTGACCGCGGGATGGCAAGGGGACTCTGTTCCCGAAGGCAACCGTGTCAGCAACGTGGAGCGCTTTAGCGGCTTCGAAGACACGTATGACCGGCACCGCCCGGAAGCCCCCGAAGAGGTCGTTACCCTACTCACCGGATATCTGACCCGCAGACCTTCGCTTGTCGTCGATCTGGGCTGCGGAACCGGGTTGTCGTCTTTTGTATGGAAGGACGCCGCAGACCGGATTATCGGCGTTGAACCTAACGATGATATGCGGGGAAAAGCTCTCGCCAAATTGCATTCCCTCACGGAGCAAGGCGCTAATGGTCACGCCCATTCGGGTGCCATCACCTTCGTCTCCGGCTATTCGAACCAACTGGCGCTGCCGGATGGGGCTGCGGACATCATTACCTGCTCCCAGTCCTTTCACTGGATGGAGCCTGCCAGTACGCTGAAGGAGGCCGCACGCGTGCTGCGCGAGGAGGGCGTATTCGCCGCCTATGACTGTGACTGGCCGCCCAGCCTCACTTGGAGAATCGAGCAGGCTTATCATGAGCTGATCCAGCTGGCCGATGACATCATCGGCCGCCGCGTCAATCCGGACGACCAAGCTTACAAAGGGAATAAAAACGAGCATTTGAAGCATATCCGGGAGAGCGGACTGTTCCGGTTTTCGAAGGAAATCGTATTCCACCATGTCGAGCCGTTCACCGCAGACCGTTACACCGGACTTGCCGTCAGCCAAGGCGCCATCCAAACCGTCTTCAAGCTAAATCAGCCCGAGCTTCACGAGAAGATCGCATCATTCCAAGCGATGGTTAAGGAGTATTTTCAGGAACGAATCCTTCCGCTCATGCTCAGCTACCGCATGCGGATCGGCATTAAATAG
- a CDS encoding cation acetate symporter — MAIALFCGIVLLTLVITYFAAKKTTNTSDFYTAGGGLKGWQNGTAIAGDYMSAASFLGIAGSIALVGFDGFFYSIGFLVAYLVVLYLVAEPLRNLGKYTVADMIAARFADKKVRGVAALNTISISIFYMIAQLVGAGALIKLLLGLDYVTSVLIVGVLMTIYVVFGGMHATSWVQISKAVLLMAGTFIISIIVFAKFDFSLTNMFEHMKTATPLKEAFLSPGNKYKIPLETLSLNLALVLGTAGLPHILIRFFTVRDAKTARSSVVYATWIIGIFYVMTIFLGFGAAAFVGASDITAVDNAGNMAAPLLAKVIGGDFLFALISAVAFATILAVVTGLVLSAASAFAHDFYGQILRRGSASEKEQLKMARYASIGVSVVSILLALFAQKMNVAFLVSLAFAVAASANLPVILFTVFWKRFNTAGAITGMLTGLISTVILVALSPNIWDPAGKAILIGEPIFPMSNPGIISIPLGFLAAYVGTFLSSSKDDAKYAEVLVKANTGA, encoded by the coding sequence ATGGCGATTGCTTTGTTTTGCGGTATTGTGCTGCTGACGCTTGTCATTACGTATTTCGCTGCCAAAAAGACGACCAATACGAGCGATTTCTACACGGCGGGAGGAGGACTCAAGGGCTGGCAGAACGGCACGGCCATCGCCGGGGACTACATGTCGGCGGCATCCTTCCTCGGCATCGCCGGCTCGATCGCGCTGGTCGGCTTCGACGGCTTCTTCTATAGTATCGGCTTCCTGGTCGCTTACCTGGTCGTGTTGTACCTTGTGGCCGAACCGCTTCGGAATCTGGGCAAGTATACCGTAGCGGATATGATCGCCGCCCGCTTTGCGGATAAAAAGGTACGCGGCGTCGCTGCGCTGAACACGATCTCGATCTCCATCTTCTATATGATTGCGCAGCTGGTCGGCGCGGGGGCGCTGATTAAGCTGCTGCTCGGCCTGGACTACGTAACGTCCGTGCTGATCGTCGGCGTGCTGATGACCATCTATGTCGTGTTCGGCGGCATGCACGCCACCAGCTGGGTACAGATTTCCAAAGCAGTGCTGCTGATGGCAGGAACCTTCATCATCTCGATCATCGTATTTGCGAAATTCGACTTCAGCCTGACGAATATGTTCGAGCATATGAAGACGGCCACTCCTCTCAAGGAGGCCTTCCTGAGTCCCGGCAACAAGTACAAAATCCCGCTAGAAACGCTGTCGCTGAACCTGGCGCTCGTGCTCGGCACGGCCGGACTTCCGCATATTTTGATTCGTTTCTTCACCGTCAGAGACGCGAAGACGGCTCGCAGCTCCGTCGTCTACGCCACATGGATCATCGGCATCTTCTATGTGATGACGATTTTCCTCGGCTTCGGTGCTGCTGCCTTCGTCGGAGCGTCCGATATTACCGCAGTCGACAATGCGGGCAACATGGCCGCCCCGCTGCTGGCCAAGGTCATCGGCGGCGACTTCTTGTTCGCCCTCATCTCGGCCGTTGCCTTCGCTACGATCCTCGCGGTCGTAACCGGCCTCGTGCTGTCGGCGGCATCGGCGTTCGCCCACGACTTCTACGGGCAAATCCTGCGCCGCGGAAGCGCATCGGAGAAGGAGCAGCTCAAGATGGCGCGTTATGCCTCGATCGGCGTATCCGTCGTCTCGATCCTGCTGGCCCTGTTTGCGCAGAAGATGAACGTCGCGTTCCTCGTCTCGCTTGCTTTTGCGGTCGCGGCCAGCGCGAACCTGCCGGTTATCCTGTTCACGGTATTCTGGAAAAGATTCAATACGGCCGGTGCGATCACCGGCATGCTGACCGGTCTGATCAGCACGGTTATCCTCGTCGCGCTCAGCCCGAACATATGGGATCCGGCGGGCAAGGCCATCCTGATCGGGGAGCCGATCTTCCCGATGAGCAATCCGGGGATTATCTCCATTCCGCTCGGATTCCTGGCCGCCTATGTCGGCACATTCCTATCCTCCTCCAAGGATGATGCGAAGTATGCCGAAGTGCTGGTGAAGGCGAATACGGGCGCATAA
- a CDS encoding DUF485 domain-containing protein, whose translation MEAKEKGYTEVWHSDKFKTLLSRKKRFIVPMTVFFLLFYFALPILTSYTDVLNRPAVGPITWAWVFAFAQFIMTWVLCILYSRKASQFDRIADEIKKDMGA comes from the coding sequence ATGGAAGCGAAGGAAAAAGGCTATACGGAAGTATGGCACTCGGACAAATTCAAAACGCTGCTCTCCCGCAAGAAACGATTCATTGTCCCGATGACGGTATTTTTCCTGCTGTTTTATTTCGCATTGCCGATTCTTACGTCATACACCGACGTGCTGAATCGTCCGGCCGTAGGACCGATCACGTGGGCCTGGGTGTTTGCGTTCGCGCAGTTCATCATGACTTGGGTCTTGTGCATCCTATACTCCCGCAAGGCTTCGCAGTTCGACCGAATTGCCGATGAGATCAAAAAGGATATGGGGGCATAG